cccagcagttctggaacacgaagcggacgcgcatcgtgcccgccgtgaggatgccgcagtgagggaacgtgaggccaaCGCCAGGCGccaacaccgacaagacccagcagttcttgaacacgaagctcacgcgcatcgcgcgccgtgaggatgccgcagtgcgggaacgtgaagccgacgcgacgcgacaacgccggcaaaacccagtagttcttgaacacgaagctcacgctcATCGTGCCGTGAGGATGTCGCAGTGCGGGAACGCGAACGGGcgcgacaagacccagcagttcttgaacacgaagctcacgcgcatcgcgcccgccgtgaggatgccgcagtgcgggaacgtgaggccgacgcgaggcgccaacaccgacaagacccagcagttcttgaacacgaagctcacgcgcatcgcgcccgccgtgaggatgccgcagtgcgggaacgcgaggccgacgcgaggcgccaacgccgacaagacccagcggttcttgaacacgaagctccgCGCATCTGTCCGCCGTGagggatgccgcagtgcgggaccGTGAGGCGACgagaggcggcaacgccgacaagatcCAGCGGTTCTTGGAACACGAAGCTCaagcgcatcgtgcccgccgtgaggatgccgcagtgcgggaccGTGAGGCCGACGAGAGGCGGCAACGCGACAAGACCCAGCGGTTCTGAACACGAAGCGGGACGCGCATCgcgcccgccgtgaggatgccgcaggcgggaacgtgaagccgaccgccaggcggcaacgccgacaagaccctgcagtctggaacacgaagcggacgcgcatcgtgcccgccgtgaggatgccgcagtgcgggaacgcgAAGCCGAACTCGAACGActacgccggcaacaccctgcagTACGGCAGCAGGAAGCGGCCTCGCATCGCGCCCGCCGTGACGATGCAGCGGTGAGAGAACACGAAGCCGACACTAGGCGACAGCGGCGCTTGCCACAAGTGACCACCTCCTGCCCACAGACACATTTGGCGGCGGCTACCGCGCATTTCGAAAGACAGTTCTTCAATAACCCATTCGGATATGCGTGTGATGTTTGCGATCGGCTTTGGTTTAAAGCTGACCTCTCGCCTGTCCGCGTTCATCACGTGCCCCTGCTCGCTGCTGAGTTTCCAGACGAAGACGTGCATTCCTTTGTGTTGTGCTCAACATGCCGCGGCGCACTGCAAAGGAGTACCATACCGGCCCTCTCTCGAAGTAACGGTTACGTTTACCCAGTCATTCCCGCTGGGCTACCTCCACTGAACTTGGTGAGTGAGCGTTTGATTGCACCCCGTCTACCATTCATGCAAATTCGTCGCCTCATGAACGGCGGAGGCCAGTATGGCATTGTGGGGCCCGTCGTTAACGTTCCTGTCGAAGTGGACACCATGGTTAAATCGTTGCCGCGAAACATTCACGAAGACCATGCCATCAATGTTCACATTAAACGCAGGATTCTCAACAAGACATCATACCTCTCTGGCGTGGTGAAGAAATCTCAATTGAAACCTTGGCTTGACGTCTTGTGTCGGAGTACGTTGTACAGGTACTTTGGTATTACTCTTGACGCCTCCTCTTTAGACGCTCTTCCagacgacgacgcatttcaactGCTCGAAGATTCCGTCGAAACTATACCCCAGTGTCCCGACGTGCACAATCCAGTTGATGCATGCGTGGCGCTTAACGCATTCGAACAGTCCGTGGTGTGGGACGAAGAGCGCTACCTGGCCATAGCTCCTGGTGAACACAGACAACCACTGAGCATACTGTACGATGAAAGAGCAGAAGAGTTGTCCTTCCCTCAGATATACCTTGGTGAGCCCCGGCGCGTAAAGGCAGAAGCTCATCCCACGCCCTTTACATATGCCACCAGTGAGATACGTCGCAAAGACCGTCGCGGTGTTTCGCCTCACCACATCCTGTTCATGGCAATGAAAGTGCTCCGATTTAGAGTCAGTCGCGGCCTGGCCGTCACATTTCGCGTCAACGACGACACCGACAAAATTACAcgccaaatgcttgaagacgaacACTTCATACAGGATACAATTGACCAAGACATGGCCTTTATGAAGGGCGTTCCCAACACGGTTCACTACTGGCAGCAGCGAAAGAAAGATGTCTTCGCTATGATACGCCAGCTTGGCAAGCCGACTGCGTTCCTCACCCTGTCAGCCTCAGAGATGCATTGGCCGCGATTACTCACTCTGCTTGAGCGGTTGCGCCAGCAAGATCCTACCTTAGAAGTGCACGTGTCGGAAATGACATCCATATACCGTGCTCAGCTCGTCAACAGTGACCCCGTAGTGTGCGCCATTTACTTTAACAAGCTCGTGTGCGTCATTCTAAATGTCCTGTGTAGCCGCACTCACTCGCCTTTCAAACCTTACCGCGTCGTGGACTACTTCAAGCGCATTGAATTCCAGCACCGGGGTAGTCCGCACGCTCACATCTTACTTTGGCTGGACAACGCACCGTGCGAAACCGTCTCCTCCGACATGCCAGAAACGATCCGCCTCGCAACGCACCTCGTGTCCCTCGATACCTCTGTGTTGCCGCGCCTGCGCACTCAAGTGCACCAACACACGCACACCTGCTACAAGCGCGGAAACTCTCGTTGCCGTTTTGGCGCTCCTTTCTGGCCCACTGACAACACCATGGTGCTACTTCCCTATCCGCCCACACAAGACGATGCCGAAGCCACGCGGCGCGTCGCACTCAAGGAACGCTTCTTGCAGATGCACGCCGCTCTTGAAAGCACGCACTACGACAGCATCGGCCAATTCCTCGAGCACCATGCAGTCACTACCGAGGAAGAATACGTCTCCGTGCTCCGCGCTGGCGTCACGCGCCCGACCTTGTTTATACAACGAACAGTGCAGCAAAAGTGGATCAACGTATTCAATCCGTGGGTCGCCTCCATGCTCGACTCAAACATGGACCTTCAGATCATCCTTGACGCCTACTCGTGTGCTGCTTATGTCGTGGATTACGTAAATAAGTCCAATCGCGGGGTTTCAAACCTGCACAAAGCCGTGTCGGACATTTTGGCAGACACTCCAAACATACCTTATGGCCAGGCTCTTCGGTTACTCGGCGTTAAGGTGCTCAAGGCTGTTGAGATGAGTGCTCAGGAAGCTGCGTGGACACTCCTCCGGCAGGAGATGTCCGAGTCCAGTAGACGGATCATCTACATTGCCACATGCCTACCGGAAGAGCGCACGCGCGTTCGCAAAACGCGTGCGCAGATGGAAGCAGCCGGTCTCGACGCCGCGTCAACGGATGTATGGAAATTTGGGGTGTTGCGCAGATATGAAGACCGCCCAGACAATTTGCAAGACGTGTGCTTGGCAGACTTTGTGGCGCATTACAACGTGCACACCTACCAAAAGCGCCGCGACCCAGCCGTCATTCGTTACCGCTGCTACTCCATCGACGAATCACTCAACTACATGCGGGAAGCAGTCACACTGTTCCTTCCTTTCCGCCGGGAAGTAGATATTTTGGATGGCAATGCTTTTGAGCACATGTACGCTGAGAACGTGGACGCCTTGCTGCTCAAAAGATCTGAGTACGACAGTAAGTTCGACATTCAGCAGCTGCGCCACATATGCCTCCAAATGTGCACCGACGACGCCCATAGTAGCGAACTACACACTGTCACTGACCCACACCACGTTCCTTTGGTCGACCAAAACGACGACGAAGATTTGCTCGGACCACCTGATGCTAACTCCGTAGCACCAAAAGGTCGCTGCGCCGCCGTCTGCACGCGTCAGGATGTCATGACCGGGGACGCCTACAGGGAAATGATGCGTCTCACCAACAAGGAACAGTTCGAAGTCGTTCGCGAGGTGATCCACCGCCTAACCACACCGACTTCTGAGCCACTCAGATTCTTCTTGACTGGTGTTGCCGGTTGCGGCAAGACCTTCGTTCTACGCCTAATTATGGATGCCTACAACCGCTACACTAACACCGCCTCCACTTGCACGCACAACGCGTACGTCGCGTGCGCCACAACAGGCAAGGCAGCGGTTGCCATCGGTGGACTCACTGTACACGCCGCCTTCAAGCTCAGTATGCGTGCCGACGGGGGCTTGCGCGACGGAGACCTCAACTCCTTCCGTACAGCGTTCGCAAACGTCAAGTGCGTCATTGTGGACGAATGCAGCATGATGAGCAGTGACACTCTCGCACGTGTCGACGACCGCCTGCGACAGATCA
This genomic stretch from Dermacentor silvarum isolate Dsil-2018 chromosome 2, BIME_Dsil_1.4, whole genome shotgun sequence harbors:
- the LOC119440639 gene encoding uncharacterized protein LOC119440639, whose protein sequence is MNGGGQYGIVGPVVNVPVEVDTMVKSLPRNIHEDHAINVHIKRRILNKTSYLSGVVKKSQLKPWLDVLCRSTLYRYFGITLDASSLDALPDDDAFQLLEDSVETIPQCPDVHNPVDACVALNAFEQSVVWDEERYLAIAPGEHRQPLSILYDERAEELSFPQIYLGEPRRVKAEAHPTPFTYATSEIRRKDRRGVSPHHILFMAMKVLRFRVSRGLAVTFRVNDDTDKITRQMLEDEHFIQDTIDQDMAFMKGVPNTVHYWQQRKKDVFAMIRQLGKPTAFLTLSASEMHWPRLLTLLERLRQQDPTLEVHVSEMTSIYRAQLVNSDPVVCAIYFNKLVCVILNVLCSRTHSPFKPYRVVDYFKRIEFQHRGSPHAHILLWLDNAPCETVSSDMPETIRLATHLVSLDTSVLPRLRTQVHQHTHTCYKRGNSRCRFGAPFWPTDNTMVLLPYPPTQDDAEATRRVALKERFLQMHAALESTHYDSIGQFLEHHAVTTEEEYVSVLRAGVTRPTLFIQRTVQQKWINVFNPWVASMLDSNMDLQIILDAYSCAAYVVDYVNKSNRGVSNLHKAVSDILADTPNIPYGQALRLLGVKVLKAVEMSAQEAAWTLLRQEMSESSRRIIYIATCLPEERTRVRKTRAQMEAAGLDAASTDVWKFGVLRRYEDRPDNLQDVCLADFVAHYNVHTYQKRRDPAVIRYRCYSIDESLNYMREAVTLFLPFRREVDILDGNAFEHMYAENVDALLLKRSEYDSKFDIQQLRHICLQMCTDDAHSSELHTVTDPHHVPLVDQNDDEDLLGPPDANSVAPKGRCAAVCTRQDVMTGDAYREMMRLTNKEQFEVVREVIHRLTTPTSEPLRFFLTGVAGCGKTFVLRLIMDAYNRYTNTASTCTHNAYVACATTGKAAVAIGGLTVHAAFKLSMRADGGLRDGDLNSFRTAFANVKCVIVDECSMMSSDTLARVDDRLRQITGNYNDPFGGLDFIMCGDLRQLPPVRASEVYKRSKTRNNIFNTHVTWHHLSYFPLVQVVRQSDATFSAALSKIGDGHALEKEEIDMFQARFVSKQDANSRCPHAVRLFYSNKDAEAYNTHDAVQDVHDIHEANADDSIIGYRTDAECESAKRRLHSLTTAEVGNLPRKLVLCLGKPYMLTLNIDVSDGLVNGAVGHLNHVQFDEMGLPKRVWLHFHCRATGNIARLKANPIRQVAGSVVPVDSVPIELRTATVTLDRRTGVSCRRKQFPLMQASAVTIHKSQGGTYSEVVYDYHKRHPQKLVYVALSRATTLHGLYLTNAEDDFTFYHCRENPDRALSDEFRRLQNHKLNTIAAKCFAVLHSPHSLALCNINVRSLPAHAFDVSHDHVVREVPVLCLSETWTDTAVELPGYKCVTLAKRHERRAAGVAVYEHFGGTTLSPRNVPYQLNTLPQMSCGDACAIQTSQGFIVAACYLSPGTSRSDVTNFFLRNFRAVCLENAPVIITGDFNVNMLRGENEWLLAFLDAELGLRLLSDVTQPTTRNNTCLDLVFGKGIASRVHCVTFPTYFSDHKPVLVVVE